A window from Fibrobacter sp. encodes these proteins:
- a CDS encoding redoxin domain-containing protein, translated as MKKSLLSAVLMLSTLSLAAPWLGVTFKKGVFENHLALDVKGVHPGSGCFTAGMVAGDQIIGVQGVALTDMSQIQSAVSKGKAGQNIKIEIARDGKKIPLNVKLTERPDDISDLTGSAIGSKIAEFKANFYKNGERRLAKPKATLLDFWATWCGPCRKTLPVLASVYKKYNAKGLEVIGISNEEVSVLNQFYAQQHASPYPLYRDATQDMWRRYGIHAVPTLMLLDQDGYIKRVWSGAPSEAMVEKLVLEVMNEAK; from the coding sequence ATGAAAAAATCTTTGTTGTCCGCTGTTCTAATGTTATCCACTTTGTCGTTGGCGGCTCCATGGCTTGGTGTTACCTTCAAGAAAGGAGTTTTTGAAAATCATCTGGCGCTGGATGTAAAGGGCGTTCATCCAGGTTCCGGTTGCTTTACCGCAGGCATGGTTGCTGGCGACCAGATTATCGGTGTCCAGGGTGTAGCCCTTACCGACATGTCGCAGATTCAGAGTGCAGTGTCCAAGGGCAAGGCCGGGCAGAACATCAAGATTGAAATTGCAAGAGACGGTAAAAAGATTCCCTTGAATGTGAAACTGACTGAACGTCCCGATGATATCAGTGACTTGACCGGCTCTGCCATCGGTAGCAAGATTGCTGAATTCAAAGCCAACTTCTACAAGAATGGCGAAAGGCGCCTGGCAAAGCCCAAGGCTACGCTGCTGGATTTCTGGGCTACCTGGTGCGGTCCTTGCCGCAAGACTTTGCCGGTCCTGGCGAGCGTCTACAAGAAATACAATGCAAAGGGGCTTGAAGTCATAGGCATCTCTAACGAGGAAGTCTCCGTGCTGAACCAGTTCTACGCCCAGCAGCATGCGTCCCCCTATCCGCTGTATCGAGACGCAACCCAGGACATGTGGCGTCGCTATGGAATCCACGCGGTACCCACCCTAATGCTTCTTGATCAGGATGGATACATTAAGCGCGTATGGAGCGGCGCTCCCAGCGAAGCTATGGTAGAAAAGCTGGTGCTGGAAGTTATGAACGAAGCGAAGTAA
- the hisI gene encoding phosphoribosyl-AMP cyclohydrolase, with translation MKFEDIMKEVKFEVEVDGVMLAPAIVQDADKGDVLMMAWMNEEALRRTQECGEMVFWSRSRKEYWHKGDTSGNVMTVVEWATDCDSDALLFKVRMQGPQVACHTGARSCFFKVCDK, from the coding sequence ATGAAGTTTGAAGATATCATGAAGGAAGTGAAGTTCGAAGTGGAAGTGGACGGCGTTATGCTTGCTCCCGCTATCGTTCAGGATGCAGACAAGGGCGACGTTCTCATGATGGCATGGATGAACGAAGAAGCTCTCCGCCGTACCCAGGAATGCGGTGAAATGGTTTTCTGGAGCCGCAGCCGTAAGGAATACTGGCACAAAGGCGACACCAGCGGAAACGTTATGACCGTCGTGGAATGGGCTACCGACTGCGATAGCGACGCCTTGCTCTTCAAGGTCCGCATGCAGGGCCCGCAAGTGGCTTGCCACACCGGTGCCCGCAGCTGCTTCTTTAAGGTTTGCGATAAATAG
- a CDS encoding SUMF1/EgtB/PvdO family nonheme iron enzyme, producing MAEQNQNNTQGNDSQKKNRKKKNIVILVLMFLLLTCLFIAQCQLDEMKQEALARQQQSELELQRQRSLDSLRNLEKLRADSLRAADSLAALRADSARIADSLRIADSLANLKPEINRDSLRHVRDSIKHVKDSLALLEKARQDSLKAVADSIAAADKARAEEAEKKRIQDSIRNSDKVPPVAEIAPPAGRYYDPIKLKVKCDEIKCKTFLSIGDTLNPVEAGKAIEYNKTGSVFYFAEDSVGNRTPWEEAKYDMASDNICGKNAYPVPVGGKTVCVDAYEYPNKADELPKDMVSQEEAVALCAKEGKHLCSIDEWQAACRGKDNYKYSYGDSYKQNKCNTNTKAAKRVGRKEQCRSWWGMYDMNGNLWEWTSTASKDHPNMFLVAGGAWNTNNGSKCTESKFSFYPQNQYPSVGFRCCK from the coding sequence ATGGCAGAGCAAAATCAGAATAATACACAAGGCAACGATTCCCAAAAGAAGAACCGCAAGAAAAAGAATATCGTCATTCTTGTCCTGATGTTCCTTCTGCTGACATGTCTTTTCATTGCGCAGTGTCAGCTCGACGAAATGAAGCAGGAAGCCCTAGCTCGCCAGCAGCAGTCCGAATTGGAACTGCAGCGTCAGCGTTCTCTTGACAGTCTCCGCAATCTTGAAAAGCTTCGCGCCGACAGCCTCCGTGCAGCCGATTCCCTGGCAGCACTCCGCGCCGACAGCGCCCGTATCGCCGACAGCCTGCGTATTGCAGATTCCCTGGCAAACCTAAAACCGGAAATTAACCGCGACAGCCTCCGTCACGTTCGCGACAGCATCAAGCACGTCAAGGACAGCCTTGCCCTTCTGGAAAAGGCCCGTCAGGATAGCCTCAAGGCCGTAGCCGACAGCATCGCAGCCGCCGACAAGGCCCGCGCCGAGGAAGCCGAAAAGAAACGCATTCAGGACAGCATCCGTAACTCCGACAAGGTTCCGCCGGTTGCCGAAATCGCACCTCCCGCAGGCCGTTACTACGACCCCATCAAGCTGAAGGTCAAGTGCGACGAAATCAAGTGCAAGACATTCCTTTCCATTGGCGACACACTGAACCCCGTCGAAGCAGGCAAGGCCATCGAATACAACAAGACCGGTTCCGTATTCTATTTCGCAGAAGACTCTGTTGGAAACCGCACCCCGTGGGAAGAAGCCAAGTACGACATGGCCAGCGACAACATCTGCGGCAAGAACGCCTATCCCGTTCCCGTTGGCGGCAAGACCGTGTGCGTCGACGCCTACGAATATCCCAACAAGGCTGACGAACTTCCCAAGGACATGGTCAGCCAGGAAGAAGCAGTGGCCCTCTGCGCCAAGGAAGGCAAGCACCTCTGCAGCATAGACGAATGGCAGGCAGCCTGTCGCGGCAAGGACAACTACAAGTACTCCTACGGCGATTCCTACAAGCAGAACAAGTGCAACACCAACACCAAGGCCGCCAAGCGCGTTGGCCGCAAGGAACAGTGCCGTAGCTGGTGGGGCATGTACGACATGAACGGAAATCTCTGGGAATGGACATCTACTGCAAGCAAGGACCATCCCAACATGTTCCTGGTAGCAGGCGGTGCCTGGAATACCAACAATGGAAGCAAGTGTACCGAAAGCAAGTTCAGCTTCTATCCCCAGAATCAGTATCCTTCTGTAGGTTTCCGCTGCTGTAAGTAG
- the tilS gene encoding tRNA lysidine(34) synthetase TilS, whose product MSNPPPSFLESTRNKIKQNGWKRLLLAVSGGLDSICLAHFFVTHKADHGIEWLGIAHVHHGLREGTADRDAEFVQNFAVNYKAPFFIERLDGTALKNAGGSLEENARDARYSALRQFAAENCADAILTAHHAGDQAETIYLRLRRGVSLAGLRGIQETRSFGSTELYRPFLNVTREELTQYAAENGLVWCEDESNSDTKFARNQIRHVDLPYLEKTVPEATLQLCHVGSLAQKAYSRVLEKANAIFDPAMVSPQNCPHSDEFSQYGKVLTIDLKKFPNELLSSEIFRLWLETKGFRLAINQSKACLPNPLPRHFRHKQIILEKRRNILWFCDLASIKDSDNLYLVMDK is encoded by the coding sequence TTGAGCAATCCCCCCCCATCATTCCTTGAATCCACAAGAAATAAAATCAAGCAAAACGGCTGGAAGCGATTGCTTCTTGCTGTTTCGGGCGGTTTGGACTCCATCTGTCTCGCCCACTTTTTTGTAACCCACAAAGCAGACCACGGCATTGAATGGCTGGGTATTGCCCATGTGCATCACGGGCTGCGAGAAGGAACAGCCGACAGGGATGCTGAATTTGTTCAAAATTTCGCCGTAAATTACAAAGCTCCCTTTTTCATAGAAAGGTTAGACGGCACCGCCCTTAAGAATGCAGGCGGATCCCTTGAAGAAAACGCCCGCGACGCCAGATACAGTGCACTGCGTCAATTCGCAGCAGAGAACTGCGCCGACGCCATCCTTACGGCCCACCACGCGGGAGACCAGGCAGAAACGATTTATCTAAGGTTGCGTCGCGGAGTAAGCCTGGCCGGACTCCGCGGAATTCAAGAGACAAGATCCTTCGGAAGCACGGAACTTTATCGACCTTTCTTAAATGTGACGCGAGAGGAACTGACTCAATACGCCGCCGAAAATGGTCTTGTATGGTGTGAAGATGAATCCAATTCCGACACCAAGTTTGCCCGCAACCAGATTCGTCACGTAGACCTTCCCTATCTTGAGAAAACAGTTCCCGAAGCTACTTTGCAGCTTTGCCATGTTGGATCCCTTGCCCAGAAAGCCTATTCCCGCGTTCTGGAAAAGGCGAATGCCATCTTTGATCCAGCCATGGTTTCGCCGCAGAACTGCCCCCACAGCGACGAATTCAGTCAATACGGAAAAGTCCTGACCATTGACCTTAAAAAATTTCCTAACGAACTACTGAGTTCTGAAATTTTCCGTCTCTGGCTAGAAACCAAGGGATTCAGGCTCGCAATCAATCAAAGCAAAGCTTGTTTACCCAATCCACTTCCAAGACATTTTAGACATAAGCAAATTATCCTTGAAAAACGGCGTAATATCCTTTGGTTTTGTGATTTAGCCTCAATCAAGGATAGCGACAATTTGTATCTTGTTATGGACAAGTAA
- the ftsH gene encoding ATP-dependent zinc metalloprotease FtsH, with protein sequence MSQPKGKPTPPYKNKNFIILIVMILLLFIMFPLAGKEGESDITRTEFLAMMGDSTKVITELTLQKTKDGVMIEGAREMTPEEQAEAKANRSAIARFTKSDNEKGGTKRFTSHMLDVTNEQITAWEVFKGVKVKVIHEETSWMDTLIAFMPAILLIVFFYFMMNRQMGGGGKNPFSFGKSQAKQLDSKKKTLFTDVAGCDEAKQDLQELVEFLKDPKKFDALGGRIPKGALLVGPPGTGKTLLARAVAGEAGVPFFSMSGSDFVEMFVGVGASRVRDLFENGKKNAPCILFIDEIDAVGRQRGAGLGGGHDEREQTLNQLLVEMDGFSANEGVILIAATNRPDVLDKALLRPGRFDRQIVVGLPDLKGREEILRVHLKKRKVPLADDVDIKAVAKGTPGLAGADLENLVNEAALMAARFNNKKVTMLDFEEARDKLSMGAERRTLLMTDEEKRHTAYHEAGHALMTLLCKNSDPLHKITIIPRGRALGVTMALPERDQVSYSREYAEERIMIMMSGRLAELIFFNHQSTGASNDIMRATELARKMVTEWGFDDEIGPVCYSRADGEVFLGREISKPKEMSEMMAEKIDNAVNGLIRRLDTQARNLLEENREQLKTLAEALFEFEVLDREEIDRVMAGEKLEGTKKSRQYKAMEELAEKKKMVDVPPPDPGANPPTAPAADAPVTEVKPAPAEGGETVHENSSEVPPEEPKPQA encoded by the coding sequence ATGAGTCAACCGAAAGGCAAGCCGACGCCCCCGTACAAGAACAAGAATTTCATCATCCTTATCGTGATGATTCTTTTACTGTTTATCATGTTCCCCTTGGCAGGCAAGGAAGGTGAATCCGACATAACTCGCACCGAATTCCTGGCCATGATGGGCGACTCCACCAAGGTCATTACGGAATTGACCCTCCAGAAGACCAAAGACGGCGTAATGATCGAAGGTGCCCGCGAAATGACACCCGAGGAACAGGCCGAGGCAAAGGCAAACCGTAGCGCTATCGCTAGGTTTACCAAGTCCGACAATGAAAAAGGTGGCACCAAGCGCTTTACCAGCCACATGCTGGACGTGACCAACGAACAGATTACCGCATGGGAAGTGTTCAAGGGCGTCAAGGTCAAGGTCATCCACGAAGAGACCTCTTGGATGGACACCCTTATCGCCTTCATGCCCGCAATCCTCCTGATTGTTTTCTTCTACTTCATGATGAACCGCCAGATGGGCGGAGGTGGCAAGAACCCCTTCTCCTTTGGCAAGAGCCAGGCCAAGCAACTTGACTCCAAGAAAAAGACCCTGTTCACCGATGTGGCTGGTTGCGACGAAGCAAAGCAAGACCTGCAGGAACTGGTTGAATTCTTGAAGGATCCAAAGAAGTTCGACGCACTGGGCGGCCGTATTCCCAAGGGAGCCCTGCTGGTTGGTCCTCCGGGTACCGGTAAGACTTTGCTCGCCCGCGCCGTGGCTGGCGAAGCTGGCGTACCCTTCTTTAGCATGAGCGGTTCCGACTTTGTGGAAATGTTCGTGGGTGTGGGCGCAAGCCGTGTCCGTGATCTTTTTGAAAACGGAAAGAAGAACGCCCCTTGTATCCTGTTTATTGATGAAATTGATGCCGTAGGTCGCCAGCGTGGCGCGGGCCTTGGCGGTGGACACGACGAACGTGAACAGACCTTGAACCAGCTCCTGGTGGAGATGGACGGTTTCTCCGCCAACGAAGGCGTTATCCTTATTGCAGCCACCAACCGTCCCGATGTATTGGACAAGGCCTTGCTCCGTCCGGGCCGTTTTGACCGACAAATTGTGGTTGGCCTCCCCGACCTGAAGGGCCGTGAAGAAATCCTCCGCGTCCACCTGAAAAAGAGAAAGGTGCCTCTGGCAGATGACGTGGACATAAAGGCCGTTGCAAAGGGAACTCCTGGCTTGGCTGGTGCCGATCTTGAAAACCTTGTAAACGAAGCAGCCCTCATGGCAGCCCGCTTCAACAACAAGAAAGTTACCATGCTGGACTTCGAGGAAGCCCGCGACAAGCTCTCTATGGGTGCAGAACGCCGTACTCTCCTGATGACCGACGAAGAGAAACGTCATACCGCCTACCACGAAGCAGGCCATGCCCTCATGACGCTCCTCTGCAAGAACAGCGACCCGCTCCACAAGATCACCATCATTCCTCGTGGCCGAGCCCTGGGCGTTACCATGGCACTGCCGGAACGAGACCAAGTCAGCTACAGTCGCGAATATGCCGAAGAACGTATCATGATCATGATGTCCGGTCGTCTCGCCGAACTGATTTTCTTCAACCACCAGAGTACCGGAGCCTCCAACGACATTATGCGAGCCACTGAGCTTGCCCGCAAGATGGTTACCGAATGGGGCTTCGACGACGAAATCGGCCCTGTCTGCTACAGCCGAGCCGATGGCGAAGTATTCCTGGGACGCGAAATCAGCAAGCCCAAGGAAATGTCCGAGATGATGGCAGAAAAGATCGACAACGCCGTCAACGGACTGATCAGACGTCTTGACACCCAGGCTCGCAACCTCCTGGAAGAAAACCGCGAACAGTTGAAGACCCTGGCCGAAGCCCTCTTTGAATTCGAAGTCCTCGACCGTGAGGAAATCGACCGCGTCATGGCAGGCGAAAAGCTGGAAGGAACCAAGAAGAGCCGTCAGTACAAGGCCATGGAAGAACTGGCCGAAAAGAAGAAGATGGTCGACGTTCCGCCCCCCGACCCCGGAGCAAATCCTCCGACAGCACCGGCCGCAGACGCCCCCGTTACCGAAGTCAAGCCAGCTCCGGCAGAAGGCGGCGAAACTGTCCATGAAAATTCTTCTGAAGTTCCCCCCGAAGAACCCAAGCCCCAAGCTTAA
- the folP gene encoding dihydropteroate synthase — protein sequence MFKELLSKSRALPWKIGKDLLDCRPTPLIMGIVNVTPDSFFDGGTHNTLDAAFDHARKLIEEGATIIDIGGESSRPGSAPVPVQEEIDRVCPLVEKLAPFAQEMGIYLSIDTVKSAVAKETMHLGAHIINDISALTMDPEMAQTVAETKASVVLNHIRGNFGTMQQDFKPYENVVKEVHDELMDQVLKLLALGVDPQKICIDPGIGFGKTAQDNIDLMKSVEDFLEEGYPILIGSSRKSYIGKMKGLETSDRLIPTVTAGIVAALGGASVIRVHDVKEAKESMLYLEAMTNGSI from the coding sequence ATGTTTAAAGAACTGCTTTCCAAATCAAGAGCTCTTCCTTGGAAAATCGGCAAAGACCTGCTGGATTGCAGGCCTACCCCCTTGATCATGGGAATCGTGAATGTAACCCCGGACAGTTTCTTCGACGGTGGAACACACAACACCCTGGATGCAGCCTTTGATCATGCACGAAAACTCATTGAAGAAGGCGCAACCATCATCGATATCGGTGGCGAAAGCAGTCGCCCCGGGAGCGCCCCTGTTCCCGTTCAAGAAGAAATCGACCGTGTCTGCCCCTTGGTGGAAAAGCTTGCACCCTTTGCCCAAGAAATGGGCATCTACCTTTCCATCGACACCGTGAAATCCGCTGTAGCCAAGGAAACCATGCACCTGGGTGCCCATATCATCAACGATATCAGCGCTCTGACCATGGACCCGGAAATGGCACAGACCGTTGCCGAAACTAAGGCGTCCGTTGTATTGAACCACATCCGCGGTAACTTCGGCACCATGCAGCAGGATTTCAAGCCCTACGAGAACGTGGTCAAGGAAGTTCACGACGAACTGATGGACCAGGTACTTAAGCTTCTAGCACTTGGTGTAGATCCGCAAAAAATCTGCATCGACCCCGGTATCGGCTTTGGTAAGACAGCCCAGGACAACATCGACCTGATGAAGTCCGTCGAAGATTTCCTGGAGGAAGGCTACCCCATCCTGATTGGTTCTTCAAGAAAATCCTACATCGGCAAGATGAAGGGACTCGAAACCAGCGACCGCCTGATTCCCACCGTTACCGCAGGCATCGTTGCCGCCCTCGGTGGAGCAAGTGTAATTCGCGTCCACGACGTTAAGGAAGCCAAGGAATCTATGCTTTATCTGGAGGCCATGACCAATGGTTCTATTTAA
- the cdaA gene encoding diadenylate cyclase CdaA — MVLFKLFDIIDVRMADILDVLLISIIIYYIFLLFRGTRAAQMIFGGLLLILAWIIAQWWELHTVVWLISNLATLGIIAIVILFQPEIRSALTRIGQAASKLDFHNIFFHASGLDEITKTIAAAVQDLAKTRTGALIVLEKRVGLKNYADTGEILDARISSRLLRALFFPNSALHDGAVILNSKRIVAAGCILPMPTGNAEKEAGYGMRHRAAKALASECDALVIVVSEETGYISIAYRNSLRRNISVQELKQEIIRHWGELFNDVRESAKQDAIAAEKAD, encoded by the coding sequence ATGGTTCTATTTAAGCTATTCGATATTATTGATGTCCGTATGGCGGATATCCTGGATGTTCTCCTGATATCCATCATCATCTACTACATCTTCCTATTGTTCCGCGGAACCCGCGCCGCCCAGATGATCTTTGGTGGGCTTCTCCTGATCCTCGCCTGGATTATTGCACAGTGGTGGGAACTGCACACCGTCGTGTGGCTCATCAGTAACCTGGCAACGCTTGGTATTATCGCCATCGTGATTTTGTTCCAGCCCGAAATTCGAAGCGCCTTGACCCGAATCGGCCAGGCAGCAAGTAAGCTGGACTTCCACAATATATTCTTCCACGCCAGCGGCCTTGACGAAATCACCAAGACCATCGCAGCCGCCGTCCAAGACCTGGCCAAGACCAGAACCGGTGCACTGATCGTTCTCGAAAAACGCGTTGGTCTAAAGAACTACGCCGACACCGGTGAAATCCTAGATGCAAGAATCAGTTCCAGACTTTTACGAGCCCTGTTCTTCCCTAACTCCGCACTCCATGACGGTGCCGTCATCTTGAATAGCAAGCGCATCGTGGCTGCAGGCTGTATTCTTCCCATGCCTACAGGCAACGCCGAAAAGGAAGCTGGCTACGGCATGCGCCATCGTGCTGCCAAGGCCCTGGCCTCCGAATGTGACGCCCTGGTGATAGTCGTGTCCGAAGAAACGGGTTACATTTCCATCGCCTATCGAAACTCCCTGCGCCGTAACATCAGCGTCCAGGAATTGAAGCAGGAAATCATTCGCCACTGGGGTGAACTTTTCAATGATGTCCGCGAATCGGCAAAGCAGGATGCAATTGCCGCAGAAAAGGCAGACTAG
- a CDS encoding glutamate-5-semialdehyde dehydrogenase, which yields MNTVDLEKYSDLLANNARKASKKIRTLSAETRSKVLARVAELLRASKPEILAANQIDVDAARGKISDSMLDRLTLNDARIETMAKGAEEIAAFADPLNKELEHRSLKNGIDIRRVAVPIGSVFFIFESRPNVTIDGACLCFKAGNAVILRGGKESLNSAKCLAEIFRKALTENGVEADAVQLVTETSHDLVGMLLQRNDCIDLVIPRGGERLIRAVVEQSKIPVIKHFNGICHVYVDKAADIAKAENILINAKTQRTGVCNAMECVLFDKALPTADVKRLVEALTSRGVELFGNADAQKRLEGIAKVTDIGGEANYHTEYLALKASVKFVENVEEAADHIEKYSSRHTEAIVSEDVAAQDYFVANVDSSSVMVNASTRFADGGEYGLGAEVGISTDKLHARGPMGVESLCTYKWVLRGEGQVRG from the coding sequence ATGAACACTGTCGATTTAGAGAAATATTCCGACCTTCTGGCAAACAACGCCCGTAAGGCAAGCAAGAAAATCCGTACCCTCAGTGCAGAGACCCGCAGCAAGGTTCTCGCCCGCGTGGCAGAACTGCTCCGCGCAAGCAAGCCGGAGATTCTTGCAGCCAACCAGATTGATGTGGATGCCGCCCGCGGCAAGATCAGCGATTCCATGCTGGACCGTCTGACTTTGAACGATGCACGCATCGAGACCATGGCCAAGGGCGCCGAAGAAATTGCGGCCTTTGCAGATCCGCTGAACAAGGAGCTTGAACATCGCTCTCTAAAGAATGGCATTGATATCCGCCGTGTGGCTGTGCCCATCGGCTCCGTGTTCTTTATTTTTGAAAGCCGCCCCAACGTGACTATCGACGGTGCCTGCCTCTGCTTTAAGGCGGGTAACGCAGTAATCCTCCGTGGCGGTAAGGAATCCTTGAACAGCGCCAAGTGCCTGGCTGAAATTTTCCGCAAGGCATTGACCGAAAACGGCGTTGAAGCGGACGCCGTCCAGCTGGTAACGGAAACCAGCCACGACCTGGTGGGCATGCTGCTCCAGCGCAACGACTGCATCGACCTGGTGATTCCTCGCGGTGGCGAACGTCTGATTCGCGCAGTTGTGGAACAGAGCAAGATCCCTGTGATCAAGCACTTTAACGGTATCTGCCATGTGTACGTAGACAAGGCTGCCGATATTGCCAAGGCAGAAAACATCTTGATTAACGCCAAGACTCAGCGTACCGGCGTCTGCAACGCCATGGAATGCGTCTTGTTTGACAAGGCCCTCCCCACTGCAGACGTCAAGCGTTTGGTAGAAGCCCTCACTAGCCGTGGCGTAGAACTGTTTGGTAACGCCGACGCCCAGAAGCGTCTGGAAGGTATCGCAAAGGTCACCGACATCGGCGGCGAAGCCAACTACCACACCGAGTATTTGGCTCTGAAGGCCAGCGTAAAGTTTGTGGAAAACGTGGAAGAAGCCGCAGACCACATCGAAAAGTACAGCAGCCGCCACACGGAAGCCATCGTTTCCGAAGACGTTGCCGCACAGGATTACTTCGTTGCAAACGTGGATTCCAGCAGCGTCATGGTAAACGCCAGCACCCGTTTTGCCGACGGCGGCGAATACGGTCTGGGTGCAGAAGTGGGCATTTCCACCGACAAGCTCCACGCTCGTGGCCCTATGGGTGTAGAAAGCCTCTGCACTTACAAGTGGGTGCTCCGCGGCGAAGGACAAGTTCGCGGTTAA